One window from the genome of Phycisphaerales bacterium encodes:
- the rplK gene encoding 50S ribosomal protein L11 — MAKKINSQFKILAPGGQATPAPPLGPALGAKGINPGQFIQKFNEATRQFNGKVVGCIVTLYDDRSFELEIKSSPASVLIKERAGLDKGSGLVGKETVGSITRAQAVEIAKEKMADLTAADLDAAVRIIMGTARSMGVKVEG, encoded by the coding sequence ATGGCCAAGAAGATCAATTCTCAATTTAAGATTCTCGCGCCGGGAGGGCAGGCCACGCCCGCTCCGCCGCTTGGCCCCGCGCTGGGCGCCAAGGGCATCAACCCCGGGCAGTTCATCCAGAAGTTCAACGAAGCGACGCGTCAGTTCAACGGCAAGGTGGTCGGCTGCATCGTCACGCTCTACGACGACCGCAGTTTTGAACTCGAGATCAAGTCCTCGCCTGCGTCGGTGCTCATCAAGGAGAGGGCCGGGCTCGACAAGGGCAGCGGCCTGGTGGGCAAGGAGACGGTCGGCTCGATCACCCGCGCCCAGGCGGTGGAGATCGCCAAGGAGAAGATGGCCGACCTGACGGCCGCCGATCTCGACGCCGCCGTTCGCATCATCATGGGCACCGCCCGTTCGATGGGCGTGAAGGTGGAGGGCTGA
- a CDS encoding 50S ribosomal protein L1 — MAKLSKRARANAELIPADPLPLKDAVTALKKFKGPKFDQTVEICFTLGIDTTQADQLVRGAVALPHGVGKSKRVIAFCGSDDAAGAKAAGAIEAGADDLVKKVSDGWMDFDVAVASPDMMKIVSRLGRQLGPRGLMPTPKAGTVTTDIAKAVREYSAGKVEYRNDKGGNVQAAVGRMSFSEDHLADNIDFFIQTIMKAKPSSTKGQFVKKVTISGTMTPGVRVAVS; from the coding sequence ATGGCCAAGTTGAGCAAGCGCGCCAGAGCCAACGCCGAACTGATCCCCGCCGATCCGCTTCCTCTCAAGGATGCGGTGACGGCGCTCAAGAAGTTCAAGGGCCCCAAGTTCGACCAGACGGTCGAGATCTGCTTTACGCTGGGCATCGACACGACCCAAGCCGACCAACTCGTGCGCGGCGCCGTCGCCCTGCCGCACGGCGTGGGCAAGAGCAAACGCGTCATCGCGTTCTGCGGCAGCGACGACGCCGCAGGGGCCAAAGCGGCCGGGGCGATCGAAGCCGGCGCCGATGACCTCGTCAAGAAAGTCTCCGACGGTTGGATGGACTTCGACGTCGCCGTTGCCTCGCCCGACATGATGAAGATCGTCAGCCGCCTCGGCCGGCAACTGGGTCCGCGCGGCCTGATGCCCACGCCCAAGGCTGGCACCGTGACCACCGACATCGCCAAGGCGGTGCGCGAGTATTCGGCCGGTAAGGTCGAGTACCGCAACGACAAAGGCGGCAACGTGCAGGCCGCCGTCGGCCGCATGAGTTTCAGCGAAGATCATCTCGCCGACAACATCGACTTCTTCATTCAAACCATCATGAAAGCCAAGCCCTCTTCAACCAAGGGTCAGTTCGTCAAGAAAGTCACTATCAGCGGCACGATGACGCCCGGCGTCCGCGTCGCCGTCTCATGA
- a CDS encoding 50S ribosomal protein L10 translates to MSKVVKDLIINEYRSRFDGVTDALLIDIRELKADQNIELRKGLRNKGIRITVVRNALATKAFEGTALSPLDPLLTGPSAVVYGGETVIDVAREVVDFAKKLRKMELKGAILDGEVFKGKAGVEALSKYPTRTEALGQAVQLVLSPGSALVGAVTGPGGALMAIVKSIEEKLEKGETIAKVG, encoded by the coding sequence ATGAGCAAAGTCGTCAAAGACCTCATCATCAACGAGTACCGCAGCCGCTTCGACGGCGTGACTGATGCGCTGCTCATCGACATCCGCGAACTCAAGGCGGATCAGAACATCGAACTGCGAAAGGGCCTGCGCAACAAGGGCATCCGGATCACCGTCGTGCGCAACGCGCTGGCGACCAAGGCCTTTGAAGGCACGGCGCTGAGCCCGCTCGACCCCCTGCTCACCGGCCCCAGCGCCGTGGTGTACGGCGGCGAGACGGTCATCGACGTCGCCCGCGAGGTCGTCGATTTCGCCAAGAAGCTCCGCAAGATGGAACTCAAGGGCGCCATCCTCGACGGCGAAGTCTTCAAGGGCAAAGCCGGCGTCGAAGCCCTGAGCAAGTACCCCACGCGCACCGAAGCGCTCGGCCAGGCCGTGCAACTCGTGCTCAGCCCGGGTTCAGCGCTCGTCGGCGCCGTCACCGGCCCGGGCGGCGCGCTCATGGCCATCGTCAAGAGCATCGAAGAGAAGCTTGAAAAGGGCGAGACGATCGCCAAGGTGGGATGA
- the rplL gene encoding 50S ribosomal protein L7/L12, which yields MAELGDKLAALTLKQAVDLKDYMKDTYGIEPAAGGAIMMAGGGGGGAGPAEEAEQTEFDVIITAAGDKKIQVIKAVREATGLGLKEAKDLVDGAPKAVKTKVSKEDADALKAALTEAGASVEIK from the coding sequence ATCGCCGAACTCGGCGACAAACTCGCCGCCCTCACGCTCAAGCAGGCGGTCGATCTCAAAGACTACATGAAGGATACCTACGGCATTGAGCCGGCCGCGGGCGGCGCCATCATGATGGCCGGCGGCGGCGGCGGCGGAGCCGGACCGGCCGAGGAAGCCGAACAGACCGAGTTCGACGTCATTATCACGGCGGCGGGCGACAAGAAGATCCAGGTCATCAAGGCGGTCCGCGAAGCCACCGGCCTGGGCCTCAAGGAAGCCAAGGACCTCGTGGATGGCGCGCCCAAGGCCGTCAAGACCAAGGTCAGCAAGGAAGACGCCGACGCCCTTAAGGCTGCTCTCACCGAAGCCGGCGCCAGCGTCGAGATCAAGTAA
- the coaD gene encoding pantetheine-phosphate adenylyltransferase: protein MASSKTIHRAIYSGSFDPVTLGHLDVIARGRRMFDDLIVAIGRNIAKRELFSMKQRRQMVERLIADMKNGEPGAGNVRVETYQGLTVDFARSVDATIILRGIRNISDLAYECQLAMTNRQVANIETVFIVTDQAFSYTSSSLIRQIAALGGDLDSLSAIVPTIVVEALKEMKAARGFEYLLEDHVE, encoded by the coding sequence ATGGCCTCCTCAAAGACCATCCACCGGGCGATCTACTCCGGCTCGTTTGACCCCGTTACGCTGGGGCACCTGGACGTCATTGCGCGGGGCAGGCGGATGTTCGATGACCTCATCGTCGCCATCGGCCGCAACATCGCCAAGCGCGAACTGTTCTCCATGAAGCAGCGCCGCCAGATGGTCGAGCGCCTCATTGCCGACATGAAAAACGGCGAACCGGGCGCGGGCAACGTCCGCGTGGAAACCTACCAGGGCCTGACGGTCGATTTCGCGCGCAGCGTGGATGCGACCATCATCCTGCGCGGCATTCGCAACATCAGCGACCTCGCCTACGAGTGCCAGCTGGCCATGACCAACCGCCAGGTCGCCAACATCGAGACGGTGTTCATCGTCACCGACCAGGCGTTCAGTTACACGAGTTCGAGCCTGATCCGCCAGATCGCGGCCCTGGGCGGCGACCTCGATTCGCTCAGCGCCATCGTGCCGACGATTGTCGTCGAAGCGCTCAAGGAAATGAAGGCCGCGCGCGGCTTCGAGTATCTCCTCGAAGACCACGTGGAGTGA
- a CDS encoding cupin domain-containing protein: protein MLLRRIEEMPAVPVSMPGAEAVGMRLLLGRSDGAPTFAMRHFTVSPGGHTPRHQHNYEHGVYVVAGAGTVEVAGQSRAIRSGDSLFIEPNTEHQFRADAGESLQFLCMVPTTFDCGKPTPGS, encoded by the coding sequence ATGCTGCTTCGCCGTATTGAGGAAATGCCCGCAGTTCCCGTGTCGATGCCCGGCGCGGAGGCGGTGGGCATGCGCCTGCTGCTGGGGCGAAGCGACGGGGCCCCGACCTTCGCCATGCGGCACTTCACCGTCTCGCCCGGCGGCCACACGCCTCGCCATCAGCACAACTACGAACACGGCGTCTACGTCGTCGCCGGCGCCGGAACCGTCGAGGTCGCGGGCCAGTCGCGCGCGATCCGCTCGGGCGATTCGCTGTTCATCGAGCCCAATACGGAGCACCAGTTCCGGGCCGATGCGGGCGAGTCGCTGCAGTTCCTGTGCATGGTGCCGACGACCTTTGACTGCGGCAAGCCGACGCCCGGCTCCTGA
- a CDS encoding MBL fold metallo-hydrolase, with protein MPPQNPPSPTIRSCTLGPWETNCYVVSTPGSDECWIIDVGFDPEVLIQLVRRANLRPVRIVLTHAHLDHIAGVRQVLDAFGPVVLAIHEAEADFLLDPNLNLSSFVEMNITTPPADELLRDGQVLTLGDAQWKVLHTPGHSPGGITLYHAPSNQAIVGDTLFAGSVGRYDFPTSDGALLFRSIREKLLTLPDETRIYPGHGPETTIGRERRTNPFLADQ; from the coding sequence ATGCCGCCTCAGAACCCTCCCAGCCCCACGATCCGGTCCTGCACCCTCGGGCCGTGGGAAACCAACTGCTACGTCGTCTCCACGCCCGGCAGCGACGAATGCTGGATTATCGATGTGGGATTCGACCCTGAAGTCCTCATCCAACTCGTCCGCCGCGCCAATCTGCGCCCGGTGCGCATCGTCCTGACGCACGCGCATCTCGACCACATTGCCGGAGTCAGGCAGGTGCTTGACGCATTCGGCCCTGTTGTGCTGGCGATTCACGAGGCCGAGGCGGATTTCCTGCTCGACCCCAATCTCAACCTTTCTTCGTTCGTCGAGATGAACATCACCACGCCCCCCGCCGATGAACTGCTGCGCGACGGGCAGGTGCTGACGCTGGGCGATGCGCAGTGGAAGGTGCTGCACACGCCCGGCCACAGCCCCGGCGGCATCACGCTCTACCACGCGCCCTCGAACCAGGCGATCGTCGGCGACACGCTCTTTGCAGGCTCGGTCGGGCGATACGACTTCCCCACCAGCGACGGCGCGCTGCTGTTCCGGTCGATCCGCGAGAAGCTGCTCACGCTGCCTGACGAAACGCGCATCTATCCGGGACACGGGCCGGAGACGACCATCGGCCGCGAGCGCCGCACCAACCCGTTCCTCGCCGACCAGTAG
- a CDS encoding general secretion pathway protein GspK: MIPARHNIPAARAMRGRRRGSTLMLVLWVVTIASLIVIPLQLSAQRQAMSGREALGRVRAKWAARAGVESYMAYLEWLIDTEQEIDLPNFEADMEQLAHGEITDSNGLLVAEYHIQHWYDDRVVDGPADAHARANINTLDEDALNKLEDITPEIVASILDWVDPDGDVREGGAEAGYYNNDLKPYSPRNAPFKSIQELELVYGVTPELLREEDWNFNGLLDPNEDDGDASLPDDNGDGRLDAGWSALLTAASREPGPLAPQAGKISLSTSAVSEISRALGVDIAQANALFQYSRAEGNTLAGLITTPLSTITRSGQPAGASGDGETGGATTGGTQGRRNQRNQQQQQQQTLGARDLTDEQIGRVLAQSTIGTTYASVPGRININKAPVEVLELLPEVDEALADQIDLLRNSKSDGITNIIELLELPTISREMLAAMAPLIDVKSNVYTITSLGVGLPGRTEVELVVTIDRSSLPIQIIDYLER; this comes from the coding sequence ATGATCCCAGCGCGCCACAACATCCCGGCGGCGCGCGCGATGCGCGGCAGACGGCGCGGCTCGACGCTCATGCTCGTGCTGTGGGTCGTCACCATCGCCTCGCTCATCGTCATCCCCCTGCAACTCTCCGCCCAGCGCCAGGCGATGTCCGGCCGCGAAGCGCTCGGCCGCGTGCGCGCCAAGTGGGCCGCCCGCGCCGGCGTTGAGTCGTACATGGCCTACCTCGAGTGGCTCATCGACACCGAGCAGGAAATCGACCTGCCAAACTTCGAAGCGGACATGGAGCAACTCGCGCACGGCGAGATCACCGACTCCAACGGACTGCTCGTGGCGGAGTACCACATTCAGCACTGGTACGACGATCGAGTCGTTGACGGCCCGGCCGACGCCCACGCCAGGGCGAACATCAACACGCTCGACGAGGATGCGCTCAACAAACTCGAAGACATCACACCCGAGATCGTCGCGTCGATCCTCGACTGGGTCGATCCGGATGGCGACGTGCGCGAAGGCGGCGCCGAGGCCGGGTATTACAACAACGACCTCAAGCCCTACAGCCCGCGCAACGCGCCGTTCAAGTCGATCCAGGAACTCGAACTCGTCTACGGCGTGACGCCTGAGCTGCTTCGCGAAGAAGACTGGAACTTCAACGGCCTGCTTGATCCCAATGAAGACGACGGCGACGCCTCGCTGCCCGATGACAACGGCGACGGCCGGCTCGATGCGGGCTGGTCGGCGCTGCTCACCGCGGCCTCGCGCGAGCCGGGCCCGCTGGCGCCGCAGGCGGGCAAGATTTCGCTGAGCACCTCCGCCGTTTCGGAGATCAGTCGCGCGCTCGGTGTGGATATCGCCCAGGCCAACGCGCTGTTCCAGTATTCCCGCGCCGAAGGCAACACGCTGGCGGGCCTGATCACCACGCCCCTGAGCACCATCACGCGCTCGGGCCAGCCGGCGGGCGCGAGTGGGGACGGCGAAACCGGCGGCGCCACCACCGGAGGAACGCAAGGCCGGCGCAATCAACGCAACCAGCAGCAGCAGCAACAGCAGACGCTCGGCGCGCGCGATCTGACCGACGAGCAGATCGGCCGCGTGCTCGCCCAGAGCACGATCGGCACGACGTACGCCTCTGTGCCCGGGCGCATCAACATCAACAAAGCACCCGTCGAGGTGCTTGAATTGCTTCCCGAGGTCGATGAGGCGCTGGCGGACCAGATCGATCTGCTGCGCAACAGCAAGTCAGACGGCATCACGAACATTATCGAGTTGCTCGAGCTTCCGACGATCAGCCGGGAGATGCTCGCGGCGATGGCGCCGCTCATTGACGTGAAGAGCAACGTGTACACGATCACGAGCCTGGGCGTGGGACTGCCCGGCAGGACTGAGGTTGAACTGGTGGTTACGATCGACCGTTCTTCGCTTCCCATTCAGATAATCGATTACCTCGAACGATGA
- a CDS encoding prepilin-type N-terminal cleavage/methylation domain-containing protein has translation MRQINRTSRAPRRAAARRGFTLIELVVASVIASILAGAATISIRRLADGRDRSSQRQAAVESVNSITRSIARDMANIVRDTRLLDTIVRIEDTTSSGADQHDEILLFCRSMRPVRPANDDDPTYRESTIHEVSYRLKTDPVVTGVVWRRADPIVDENYEGGGVAVPMGINIRSLDFEAFDGTTWLSTWDSDTDGLPHALRVTCRGVIPSTGAEVASRLTVAIDRIPLPFDPAVDETYDPSSDIENLEFFDSENGSGAPTIDFGGGGGGGGDFGGGGSGPRRRPRDRGGDRGGEGGGTRGGDGGGRSGGGRPRGDG, from the coding sequence ATGAGGCAGATCAACCGCACATCACGGGCGCCACGGCGCGCGGCCGCGCGGCGCGGCTTCACGCTCATCGAACTTGTCGTCGCCAGCGTGATCGCCTCCATCCTCGCGGGCGCGGCGACGATCTCCATCCGCCGCCTGGCCGACGGGCGCGACCGATCCTCCCAGAGGCAGGCGGCCGTCGAGTCGGTCAATTCGATCACGCGCTCGATCGCGCGCGACATGGCAAACATCGTCCGCGACACCCGGCTGCTCGACACGATCGTGCGCATCGAAGACACGACCAGTTCGGGCGCCGATCAGCACGATGAGATCCTGCTCTTCTGCCGCTCGATGCGGCCGGTGCGCCCCGCGAACGATGATGACCCGACCTACCGCGAGTCGACGATTCACGAAGTGAGTTACCGTCTCAAGACTGACCCGGTCGTCACGGGCGTGGTCTGGCGCCGCGCCGATCCCATCGTCGATGAGAACTACGAAGGCGGTGGAGTCGCGGTGCCGATGGGTATCAACATCCGCTCGCTCGATTTCGAAGCGTTCGACGGCACGACCTGGCTGAGCACGTGGGACAGCGACACCGACGGCCTGCCGCACGCGCTGCGCGTCACGTGTCGCGGCGTCATTCCATCAACCGGCGCAGAAGTCGCGTCGCGCCTGACCGTCGCCATCGACCGGATACCCCTGCCCTTCGACCCCGCGGTGGATGAGACCTATGACCCGTCGAGTGACATCGAGAATCTCGAGTTCTTCGATTCGGAGAACGGCTCGGGAGCGCCGACGATCGACTTTGGCGGAGGCGGCGGTGGTGGAGGCGACTTCGGCGGCGGTGGAAGCGGGCCTCGGCGCCGGCCGCGCGACCGCGGCGGAGATCGCGGAGGAGAGGGCGGCGGCACGCGCGGCGGCGACGGTGGCGGACGCAGCGGCGGCGGCCGGCCGAGAGGAGACGGATGA
- a CDS encoding prepilin-type N-terminal cleavage/methylation domain-containing protein, protein MNRTATISNQPSAQRRGGFTLVEMIVVIVILSVLAGVTTVRMTNTLPRRGRVMVQRVQNVLDTLAHRQVASQAPVALVYDSGLNQLWVERLESTIAMGLTPDTRPAEGQWKRDNLTPPVTFERDITLEAALFDGQLERGSFRVEVAPNRMRPNIELDIAFGDTVETVTLLPSEMRSMTLSEEATRLRLTPEDLNAQGAGDERW, encoded by the coding sequence ATGAACCGCACCGCCACCATCTCGAACCAGCCATCCGCGCAGCGTCGCGGCGGCTTTACGCTCGTCGAGATGATCGTCGTGATCGTGATCCTCTCGGTCCTCGCGGGTGTGACGACGGTGCGCATGACCAACACACTGCCGCGCCGCGGCCGGGTGATGGTGCAGCGCGTGCAGAACGTGCTCGACACGCTCGCGCACCGGCAGGTGGCCAGCCAGGCGCCCGTGGCGCTCGTGTACGACTCGGGTCTCAACCAGCTGTGGGTCGAGCGCCTCGAGTCGACGATTGCGATGGGACTGACCCCTGATACGCGGCCGGCCGAAGGCCAGTGGAAGCGCGACAACCTCACGCCGCCGGTCACCTTCGAGCGCGACATCACCCTTGAAGCGGCGCTGTTTGACGGGCAACTTGAGCGCGGCTCGTTCCGCGTCGAAGTCGCGCCCAACCGCATGCGGCCGAACATAGAACTCGACATCGCCTTCGGCGACACGGTCGAAACCGTCACGCTGCTGCCCAGCGAGATGCGCTCGATGACGCTGAGCGAGGAAGCGACGCGGCTGCGCCTCACGCCCGAAGACCTCAACGCGCAAGGCGCCGGAGACGAGCGATGGTGA
- the gspG gene encoding type II secretion system major pseudopilin GspG, which yields MPTRNRSQRRPRRGFTLIEAIVVVIIIGVLAAVVAPRLMGRIGQSKVAAAKASMASLRTSLDLVYTDLGREPDSGDTLRAMLWDKPKDAPDTWQKGINKEADLKDPWGNDYALVIPPTVHVDYDIVSYGADGREGGEGDNADIIG from the coding sequence ATGCCAACCAGAAACCGTTCTCAACGTCGCCCGCGGCGCGGCTTTACGCTCATCGAAGCCATCGTCGTGGTCATCATCATCGGCGTGCTCGCCGCCGTGGTCGCGCCGCGCCTGATGGGCCGCATCGGCCAGTCCAAGGTCGCCGCGGCCAAGGCGTCGATGGCGAGCCTGCGCACGTCGCTCGATCTGGTCTATACCGACCTCGGGCGCGAACCCGACAGCGGCGACACGCTGCGCGCCATGCTGTGGGACAAACCCAAGGATGCGCCGGACACATGGCAGAAGGGCATCAACAAGGAAGCCGATCTGAAGGACCCCTGGGGCAATGACTACGCCCTGGTCATTCCTCCAACCGTCCACGTCGATTACGACATCGTCAGTTACGGCGCCGATGGCCGCGAGGGCGGCGAAGGCGACAACGCCGACATCATCGGCTGA
- a CDS encoding type II secretion system F family protein — translation MPTFQYQSVTRAGQSMAGTIDANDRAEAIRALRQRGETATQLAPLNGHIAAGRSAPSFRSAPGAASADIGRATSGVKGTMRRSELAGFIREIATALEAGLPLMSALRAVEKQASSERQRAVIEHLMSRIEAGRSLAQAALEWGKPFDDMIVGMLRAGEASGRLEVVMMQLADLLDRELETKRSVAAALMYPAILICVLAVGIAVIVTFIIPRVLSSLEGQNITLPLPTVIVKGFADFMGAYWWLVLAGIGLAFAAYRSAMAQPHIRYERDRMLLGIPIVGALTRDVAVGRFTRTLGTLMASGIPIIDAIVITRDTLGNKAMEQVIDEVADKIRSGKSIAEPMEKSGYFPPILIQIIDLGERSGRLDTMLTQAAHSFDRRTTASLKMFTSALPPVIVVFMAIIIGFVILSVILPMLSLQAAIG, via the coding sequence ATGCCGACTTTTCAATACCAATCCGTGACCCGCGCTGGCCAGTCGATGGCTGGCACGATCGACGCGAACGATCGCGCTGAAGCGATCCGCGCGCTGCGGCAGCGCGGCGAGACGGCCACGCAACTGGCGCCGCTCAACGGGCACATTGCCGCCGGCCGCTCGGCTCCGTCGTTCCGCTCGGCGCCCGGCGCGGCGAGCGCCGACATCGGCCGAGCGACCAGCGGCGTCAAGGGCACGATGCGCCGCAGCGAACTGGCGGGTTTCATCCGCGAGATTGCCACGGCCCTGGAAGCGGGCCTGCCGCTCATGAGCGCGCTGCGCGCCGTGGAAAAGCAGGCGTCCAGCGAGCGGCAGAGGGCGGTTATCGAACACCTCATGAGCCGCATCGAAGCCGGCCGCAGCCTCGCGCAGGCCGCGCTCGAATGGGGCAAGCCTTTTGATGACATGATCGTGGGCATGCTCCGCGCCGGCGAAGCGTCGGGCCGGCTCGAAGTCGTCATGATGCAACTGGCCGACCTGCTCGATCGTGAACTCGAGACGAAGCGCTCCGTCGCGGCGGCGCTGATGTACCCGGCGATTCTCATCTGCGTGCTGGCCGTGGGCATCGCCGTGATCGTGACGTTCATCATTCCGCGCGTGCTTTCGAGCCTCGAAGGGCAGAACATCACGCTGCCGCTGCCGACGGTGATCGTCAAGGGCTTTGCCGATTTCATGGGCGCCTACTGGTGGCTCGTGCTCGCGGGCATCGGCCTGGCGTTCGCGGCGTACAGGTCCGCCATGGCCCAGCCGCACATCCGCTACGAGCGCGACCGCATGCTGCTGGGCATTCCCATCGTCGGCGCACTGACGCGCGATGTGGCGGTCGGCCGCTTCACGCGAACGCTGGGCACGCTGATGGCTTCGGGCATTCCGATCATCGACGCGATCGTCATCACGCGCGACACGCTGGGCAACAAGGCGATGGAGCAGGTCATCGACGAAGTGGCCGACAAAATTCGCTCGGGCAAGTCGATCGCCGAACCCATGGAAAAGAGCGGCTACTTCCCGCCGATCCTCATTCAGATCATCGACCTCGGCGAGCGCAGCGGCCGGCTCGACACCATGCTCACGCAGGCGGCGCACTCGTTCGACCGGCGCACGACCGCTTCTCTCAAAATGTTCACCTCGGCGCTGCCGCCGGTCATCGTCGTGTTCATGGCGATCATCATCGGCTTCGTCATTCTGTCCGTCATTCTTCCCATGCTCTCGCTTCAGGCTGCGATCGGCTGA
- a CDS encoding type II/IV secretion system protein, with protein sequence MSETTVENQVRQRCTRLGIEWYDEPLEQVDPAVASVIPAEQAIDHRLVPVRFEGDAVVVVMLDPLDLAAADEVAVLAQRPVVRCGMSAAPFKKLFEAQYGTTAARMAESLRGDGGGEDILDRNIEAIEADDLHRMAEQPTLINLVNLIILEAIKGRASDVHIEPFETELKIKYRIDGVLNEQTPPPRHLQPAIISRIKIMAGMNIAERFVPQDGHITLRFEGRKVDLRVSTVPTLYGESVVLRILDKGTLPLDLTELGMSEKDVKVMDRLLDVPHGMLLVSGPTGSGKTTTLYAGLQKIYSPELKIITIEDPVEYELHGVNQIPVNPKRGLTFASGLRSILRQDPDIIMVGEIRDGETAEIAVRSALTGHLVFSTIHTNDAVSAVTRLIDMGVEPFLVSSVLEGVIAQRLGRRICPHCRRHVPIPEAVSHRLSQAEMAMFEGKCYEGAGCEKCNGSGYRGRIGFFEVLEINGSMRRAISQRLGALDILKEAHDTHLRMRTDGLIKAAAGRTTIDEVLRATQDAEEELQMTGGTKAS encoded by the coding sequence ATGAGTGAAACCACCGTCGAAAACCAAGTGCGTCAGCGCTGCACGCGGCTGGGCATCGAGTGGTACGACGAACCGCTTGAGCAGGTCGATCCGGCCGTCGCGTCGGTCATTCCCGCCGAGCAAGCCATCGACCATCGTCTCGTGCCGGTGCGCTTCGAAGGTGACGCGGTGGTCGTGGTGATGCTCGATCCGCTCGATCTGGCCGCGGCCGACGAGGTGGCGGTGCTCGCCCAGCGGCCGGTCGTGCGCTGCGGCATGAGCGCCGCGCCATTTAAGAAGCTGTTCGAAGCGCAATACGGCACGACGGCGGCGCGCATGGCCGAGAGCCTGCGCGGCGACGGCGGCGGCGAGGACATCCTCGATCGCAACATCGAAGCCATCGAGGCGGATGACCTCCACCGCATGGCCGAGCAGCCCACGCTGATCAACCTGGTCAACCTCATCATCCTCGAGGCGATCAAGGGCCGCGCTTCGGACGTGCACATCGAGCCCTTCGAAACCGAACTCAAGATCAAGTATCGCATCGACGGCGTGCTTAATGAGCAGACCCCTCCGCCGCGCCATCTCCAACCGGCGATCATCTCGCGCATCAAGATCATGGCGGGCATGAACATCGCCGAGCGATTCGTGCCCCAGGACGGCCACATCACGCTGCGCTTCGAAGGCCGCAAGGTTGACTTGCGCGTGAGCACCGTTCCGACGCTCTACGGTGAGTCGGTCGTGCTGCGCATCCTCGACAAGGGCACGCTGCCGCTCGATCTGACCGAATTGGGAATGAGCGAGAAGGACGTCAAGGTCATGGACCGCCTGCTGGATGTGCCGCACGGCATGCTGCTGGTGAGCGGACCGACGGGCAGCGGCAAGACGACGACGCTCTACGCCGGACTGCAGAAGATCTACTCGCCTGAACTCAAGATCATCACGATCGAGGACCCCGTCGAATACGAACTGCACGGCGTGAACCAGATTCCGGTGAATCCCAAGCGCGGGCTGACCTTCGCCAGCGGGCTGCGCAGCATCCTGCGTCAGGACCCGGACATCATCATGGTCGGCGAAATCCGCGACGGCGAGACGGCGGAGATCGCCGTGCGCTCGGCGCTCACGGGCCACCTTGTGTTTTCAACGATCCACACGAACGACGCGGTGTCGGCGGTGACGCGCCTGATCGACATGGGCGTGGAGCCGTTCCTGGTGTCGTCGGTGCTTGAGGGGGTGATCGCCCAGCGTCTCGGGCGGCGCATCTGTCCGCACTGCCGGCGGCACGTGCCGATCCCCGAAGCGGTCAGCCACCGCCTGTCGCAGGCCGAGATGGCGATGTTCGAGGGCAAGTGCTACGAAGGCGCCGGCTGCGAGAAGTGCAACGGTTCGGGCTATCGCGGGCGCATCGGTTTCTTCGAGGTGCTCGAGATCAACGGTTCGATGCGCCGCGCCATCAGCCAGCGCCTGGGCGCGCTGGACATCCTCAAGGAAGCGCACGATACGCACCTGCGCATGAGAACGGACGGGCTCATCAAGGCCGCCGCCGGTCGAACCACGATTGACGAAGTGCTGCGCGCCACGCAGGACGCCGAGGAAGAACTGCAGATGACCGGTGGGACGAAGGCGTCCTGA